The DNA region AGGCACCTCTTCCCAGGGTGAGCAAGACAGGGCCTGGTTAGCGTAAGGTGGCACTTACCTGAGCTGGCCCTGGAACTCTCTTCCCTGGCTGTGGGCTGGTCACCCTGCTCCTGGGCCGTGGCTCTGTCATCCTGGACAGGTGGCTCCTTTCTGAAGAGAGACAATCCTGGCATTCAGGGAGCTGCTGGCAGGTAAGCAGCTCAGGTGGGAGAGAGGCTGGCTGCCTCCGGACAGGACATTACAGGGAAGCAGGGCAGTGCTGAGGCTGGGATCCATACAGAGCCAAAGTGAGATATTCAAAGAATAGCAAAGGATGGGCAGGGGGCTATCTGCTGAGAGGGGAGGAGCCTGCAGACCTCAGTGGCCGGAGTGTGGTTGTGTGGCGCACACAGGGACATATGCAGTGCCTGGGCCTCCTAGGCAGCAGCCAATGCCCAGCAGGCTCtctgggcctccctctggctgggacAGGGAAGTGCGGGTCTGGCAGGGGCAAACTCAAGGGGGCCTACCTCTGGGCCTTGGGGCGGGGGTTCTCCACCTGCCAGGAGGAATGGCCATGACGGGAACCAGACCCGTCACGTGGGAGCCAGGGAGGTGTGAGCCCACTGGGGGGCCCTGGAGGCCCTGCATCTGCACCTGCTCTCCCCCGGGGAGCAGGAACCACGCGCTGTGCAACCTGTCTAAGAAGCCCATCCAAACTCTATGCGTGAAGTCTGTGTGGCTCAGAACTCACAACCAGTGACTGGGGACGTGTGCAATGCAGCGGGTGTCAACACACTAAGTGACCTCAGAGCAAGTTTACTTGAATTTCTGAGGCGGAAAAGATTCTGAGTTTCTGCCTCTTAGGATTTATTAGGTGTAGAAGCAAGCAAAACTCAGCAGCTAGCTGCCCTAATTGGCAGCAGTGGGCAGGGCGGTGGCGGTGGCAAATGTCCACTAAGCAGTAAGATAGGAAACCATTTCATTCTGATCAAAAACATTTTTTCGACATTAAAGTAAATCTGGtattaaattccaataaattGATAAAAGTAAATTCTGGACAAGAGGAGGCTCAATTTGTATGATCTTGTAAGATAGAACAGATGCTGGGAACTGTCTGTCTTGCAGAGGGCGCTGGGAGCCTGGGCGATGCGCTCCACAGGCTCCTTGCAGACAAGGTCCCCGTGTGAGTCTGAGGAACACAAGTGGGGGTAATGGGAGCAGGGACACCCTCCAGGAGGGGAGTGGCTTGGTGGTCACCTGGGAAGACCACTGTGGGAGGGGCTGCACAAGCCACAAGGCCGTGGGCAGCCCCAGGCTGAGGCTGGGTTACGCTCCCGTGTTTGTGCCCCACACAGAGTGGGGCTCTACCCCAAGGCTGAGAATCCCATCCCAGATGCACCCCAAACAGTAAGCTGGGGATGGGATGTCACAAGGCCACCCAGCCAGCACTCACAGGTGGCAGTGGGCCGTCCGGGTGTCCAGGAGGCTGAGAGCTGCACTCGCTCCCTGTCATCCTGTATCTGGAGCCGGATGGGCCGCCTCAGTCCCCAGGCAATGTTGAGGAGGCCCTCGATGATCAGAACCTCTTCTTCCTGCGGGGGACTCACATGGCTCAGCCTCCTTCTCCAGAGCAGCTGCCTCCAGGGGTCACCGTCGCCTTCCCTGACCTAGTCCAGGGGACTCCCGGCACCCGGAGCTGCCCACACCTTCTCTTTGGGGTCCTGTGCTCCCCTTGGGGAAGGCTGGGAGCTCAGCTGAGCCAGGTCAGGAGTCCCGGGGAACCCAGCTGTCAGCCAGCTGGCACATCCATAGTGGTGAGGAACCAGTTCAGGGAGCACGGCTGAACCCCAAACAGGGCAGCACCTCTCCACCCACCACTGTGCCGGGCCCCCAGGTCCCCAGACTGTACTGGGAACATGCTGAGGGCACTGGATTCCATGCCCACTGGAGCAGAGGTGGCTGCTGCCCCAAAGTGGGTCTCAGTCTCACCCCTCTCCCCAAGGTGTGTGGACAGCACGCTGCTCCCCTGCGCCCTGACTCTGTGGTCCTCATCCACAGGGGCCTCCAGAGCACCCTCAGCCAGCTCCCACTCACACCCCCAAGTTCCTGACTTCTTCTGACCCATTTCCGGCTCCTGTCTGTGTGCGTCCACCCCCAGGCTCTGGTGGCCAGCCCAGTCATCCCCACACAGGTGCCCCGCAGGCTGCTTCTCCTGTACCCCCCGAGCACTAGTCAGAAACCTCAGCCTTGCCCTTCCCTAGAGCCACGGTCCTCCAGCTACCCAGTCCTGATCTGCTCTGATGGGATTCCAGCAGTGAACATTAGATCTCATCTTCTCCTCGCCAGCTTGAGCACCACTTTAGATTCGCAAATTCCCTTTCTTTGGGTGGGTGCATTCAAAGCCTTGTGAACACAGGGGCCAGGTGGTAGACCTCCCTGTGCTCCTGGCGCTCGGTGTCAAGGCCATGGTTAACTAGCACAAGTTTAAAATTCCATCATCCAGAGGAAACAGTGCTACTGTTCAAGGCCATCAACATACACATCACTTTCTGGGATGACCCTGCACtttgctgaaaaagaaaaaagaaatcaaacaacacaaactcAGAGCTATTTTTGATGACCTCTGCCACCACACAGGTATGGAACCAGTCCTCCCTGTGAAGGAAAGCCCAAACTGATGCCCTGGAGTTGAAGGTTCCACAGGGATCATAAGAAAACCCAAAGTGGGGTTcagttctgttttctattttggcTTCACTTGCCTGTCAGATGTGGGTGTATGGCTGGAGAGTCCCAGGCCCGCGCCCAGACCAGTGTCACAGCAGTCCCTGCCTCAGCCCCTTGCCCCCAGTCCCAGAGCAattcctcctgcctccctggcaAAGGGCAGGTCCCCTGAGCCTTCCCATGCATCTGTGACAGCCTGGCCTCAGCATGTCCAGCCCCATGGTCCCTGCCCCAGTTGCAGCCTCTTTCCTTCCCTGAGGCATTAAACTGTCTCCTAAGCCCCTCAAGGCAGGGGCCACACCTGCTTCATCTCCCTCCATCCAGGCCTGGCATGGGCTGGTGGGCAGTGGGTCTCTCTGAATAAAGACCCAGAGGTTTGTCCTGTACCCACAAGTTTCAGGCAGGCCACAGCTGGGTAGACAACTGGGCCTGAGAAATGCATGGTGCCAGCTGTTTACAGTTCTCCCAGGGCTGCCCACTGCACCCTTAGCCGCCCCCTGTCCGGCAGGGGCCACCCTGGGCATCCGCAGCAGCTCCCGAGTGCTGCGCAGGGCCAGGACAGCTTCCAAAGCAGAAGTGACTGCTTCTTTCCATCCTTCTTGGAGGGAAATCCAACCACCATGCCAAGGTCCACTGACTTCCTCACATGTGGCCAGTAATGTGGACCCCTGAGcatgcccactctctccccagGGGCTAAATCGGCTCAGACCCCTGCTAGCCACCCCTCCAGGGGCTCCTCCTGGTAGCTCTGCTGCATTGCAGCCACACTCCTGCAGCTGTTCCCAGAACCTGAAATTACTGCCCTCGTCCACTGAGCATTTGCCCCCCTCATGAAAGGTAAGTTCCAGAGGCCAGGACTGTTTGCTGCTCTGTCCTCTGTGCCCACAGTAGCCTCTGTGTACAGAAGCACCAATTAGATACAAGCCAACAGTTCTCACTTGAAAGCACCACAGGTGGAAGAGGCAAGACCAGGCCCCCACAGGCTGTGCCTCACAGAGGCCCTGGGAGCCCTGCCCAGGTGTGTCTGACATGTTGCCTAAGGCCCAGAGCTCTGCCAGACCAGCCCCAGGTCAGTGTCCTGGGGCCCTAGGGTGTGGACGGTGCTTCCAGGCAGTGCTGGCAGACATTAGGGCTGCCTGGGGAGCCTAGCAGAGCCCTGCctctcctgcagcccagggtggcCGGGAGTGGTGGTCACTCCTATCCCGCCTGTGGAGTGACCATCCCAGAGCCTCCCTCAGGCACAAGCTTGGGCTCTGGGCAGGCAGCCGGGCCAGGCCCCACCCACCTGTTTCCTCTGAGCCTTCCTTAATGCTATTTTGGGCTCTCACGACAGTAACTGATGGCTGGTGGAAAGGCATAAAAGCAGCCGCCAGGCCTTGAGGCTCACTAGACAGCTCCATCCAGCAGGCAGTGACCCACCGTCCTCACGGCATCCTTACTCAATGTGGGCACCAGGCTCTGGTTGCGGGAGCCCGTTCCTCTGCCCTGAGCTTCCCGGGGACTGACCTTGCTCGTCCAGCAGCCCTGCTACTCCCAGGCCCTCTCAGCTACAGGTAAGAGACAGCAACTGCCCTGTGGTTTGAGATACAACAAAAAGGTTGTTGCTCTCCAAGGGCAGTTAGCTGGGACTCATGCAGCCTCACGGGGGTAAGAGACCAGGGGATGCAGTTGAAGGCAGTGAAAAGAGGGACTCTATGCTCAAAAAGCAATTCACAGGAGATGTCATTCCACGTGTTGTCACAACACCCCTCTTCCTGGGGATTCTCGCACCCACCTCATGGAGGAGTGAGTGGAGGAATGGAGAGGTAGCCTTGCCAAAGGCAGGTTGGGAATTGGCAGAGCCTGTTTGTAAGCCCATTTCCCCTGACCCTGGTCTATTAGGCTGGGTCCTCTTATTTTTGTGGTTCTTAAGCAACAGGAATGACAGAATCTCAAACACAAGGCTTTTGATGTTCTCAGGAGGGAGCAGCCCAGGGGTCCGAGCCTGGTCTGGGATCTGCAGACTACAAGCTGCTCCCAGGCACAAGAGCCACCAGGCGGCCTCAGATGAGGGCGGGGACACAGGAGGGTGTCAGGACAGAACTCAGACCTTTAAGTCTGGCTCTCTGTCTACCGACAGGTAGCTGCTTCCTGGCATCCAGAAGCCATGAGGTCCCGGCTGCTGCTTTCAGAGGCCCACCTGCCCACAATTCGGGAGACCTCGGAGGAGATGCTGCCTGTGGGGACTGGGCAGGAACCCCCGGCCTCCCCCAGCTTGGATGACTACGTCAGGTCCATCTGTCAGCTGGCACAGTCCACCTCAGTGCTGGGTGTGCCCACAGCCAGGGGCCCATGCAGGTCCCTAGAGGACATCACCACCTACCTCAGGGGCCAGCAGCCTGCACTGCATGGGGCTGGTACTTCTGACCCCCTGCACTGCCTGTTCGGGGAGTCCCAGGGAAGGTGGCCAAGTAGGAGGGAACTTCCCAGGATGACTGGCCCCTCTGCTGAGTCCAGGGGCCCATGTGGACAGATGGACAGTAGCAAGGCTGG from Manis pentadactyla isolate mManPen7 chromosome 8, mManPen7.hap1, whole genome shotgun sequence includes:
- the LOC118922226 gene encoding protein DEPP-like; the protein is MRSRLLLSEAHLPTIRETSEEMLPVGTGQEPPASPSLDDYVRSICQLAQSTSVLGVPTARGPCRSLEDITTYLRGQQPALHGAGTSDPLHCLFGESQGRWPSRRELPRMTGPSAESRGPCGQMDSSKAGEASRGRLCDARSPRHFLARPSREWHQGSLTPRQSGRAAASPMRPSPAASSELSTCTSQ